In one Micromonospora polyrhachis genomic region, the following are encoded:
- a CDS encoding trypsin-like serine peptidase: MNQSRRRLRTAAVALAACTLGLSLVSAPAVAAESDQPLAPQSERAPESEQFSAEGVTTVGELRTVDSSLTYARDGRTQIIRHPGATYVKVHFSALRLANGDYVTVSGQDGRESYRYDGLMSRSTGSDYTTDGQSGFWAMSVDGDTAVVTLHSSRRWGGTAATIDRLWRGYDKAEISQHNFSTQSVCSTDARRDVVCYQSSHPTEFAKGNAVARLLISGGGMCTTWRVGNTNRMLTNKHCFSTQAQVSGSEMQFNYQCATCGGNNPGAGTKVSGATLYKVSTGGSSQLDYTLYSVNNFASIQGFGTLYLATTATTTGTRMYIPGHGDGSPKRLSIYEDTQGGTLCTVKNANYNTYNISYSCDTSGGNSGSPVLNGSHRVIALHHLGGCPSNQGAKAHLIYNEISSLIDNG; this comes from the coding sequence ATGAACCAATCCCGACGCCGCCTACGAACGGCGGCAGTCGCGCTCGCCGCCTGCACGCTCGGGCTGAGCCTGGTGTCAGCGCCCGCCGTCGCGGCGGAATCGGATCAGCCGCTCGCGCCGCAGTCCGAGCGGGCACCCGAGTCGGAGCAGTTCTCGGCGGAGGGCGTCACCACGGTCGGTGAACTCCGTACGGTCGACAGCTCACTGACGTACGCTCGCGACGGCCGTACGCAAATCATCCGGCACCCCGGCGCGACCTACGTGAAGGTGCACTTCAGCGCGCTGCGACTGGCTAATGGTGACTACGTCACCGTGTCCGGCCAGGACGGTCGGGAGAGCTACCGGTACGACGGTTTGATGAGCCGGTCGACCGGGTCCGACTACACCACCGACGGACAGTCGGGCTTCTGGGCCATGTCGGTGGACGGCGACACGGCGGTGGTGACGCTGCACAGCAGCCGCCGCTGGGGTGGGACAGCCGCGACCATCGACCGGCTCTGGCGCGGCTACGACAAGGCGGAGATCAGCCAGCACAACTTCTCCACGCAGTCGGTCTGCAGCACCGACGCCCGCCGCGACGTGGTGTGCTACCAGAGCAGCCACCCCACCGAGTTCGCCAAGGGCAACGCCGTGGCCCGGCTGCTGATCAGCGGTGGCGGGATGTGCACCACCTGGCGGGTCGGCAACACCAACCGGATGCTGACCAACAAGCACTGCTTCTCCACCCAGGCCCAGGTCAGCGGCAGCGAGATGCAGTTCAACTACCAGTGCGCCACCTGCGGTGGCAACAACCCGGGCGCGGGCACCAAGGTCAGCGGTGCCACGCTGTACAAGGTGAGCACCGGCGGGTCCAGCCAGCTGGACTACACCCTGTACTCGGTGAACAACTTCGCCAGCATCCAGGGATTCGGCACGCTGTACCTGGCGACGACCGCCACCACCACCGGCACGCGGATGTACATCCCGGGTCACGGCGACGGCAGCCCGAAGCGGCTGTCGATCTACGAAGACACCCAGGGCGGCACGCTGTGCACCGTGAAGAACGCCAACTACAACACCTATAACATCAGCTACAGCTGTGACACCTCGGGTGGTAACTCGGGCTCACCGGTGCTGAACGGCAGTCACCGGGTGATTGCCCTGCACCACCTCGGCGGCTGTCCGTCGAACCAGGGTGCCAAGGCCCACCTCATCTACAACGAGATCAGCAGCCTGATCGACAACGGCTGA
- a CDS encoding golvesin C-terminal-like domain-containing protein, with translation MLSNPTARRRTLLAAAAAAAGAMVAPLSLAGRALAATPKVYLDPGHGGTDPGAVGNGLQEKALTLAIALQTRDILLANYSVDIRMSRTTDITRELAYRTSDANAWGANLFVSIHINSGGGTGFESYRYTTASSGSVNLHNALHPQVLSAMRTVGTVTDRGKKTANFYVLRETNMPAVLTENLFIDTLADANLLKRADFITAVARGHAQGIANYLGLTSTPPTYSTIVDNATAGRFTASGNWGTSSYSSQRYGADYRFADPVLASDAAWFKVSIPQTGNYRVEVRYPADAGYNSSTPHVIVTASGNQTVNVDQRSNGGTWRSLGTFNLAAGDRDLVGVSRWTSAAGYVVADAVRVTRV, from the coding sequence ATGCTCAGCAACCCGACCGCACGACGTCGTACCCTGCTGGCTGCCGCCGCCGCTGCGGCCGGTGCCATGGTGGCGCCGCTCTCCCTCGCAGGCCGGGCGCTTGCCGCGACTCCCAAGGTCTACCTCGACCCGGGTCACGGCGGCACGGACCCCGGTGCCGTGGGCAACGGCCTGCAGGAGAAGGCCCTCACCCTGGCCATCGCCCTGCAGACCCGCGACATCCTGCTGGCCAACTACAGCGTCGACATCCGGATGTCACGTACGACGGACATCACCCGCGAACTCGCCTACCGCACAAGTGACGCCAACGCCTGGGGCGCCAACCTGTTCGTAAGCATCCACATCAACTCCGGCGGCGGCACCGGATTCGAGAGCTACCGCTACACCACCGCGAGCAGCGGAAGTGTCAACCTGCACAATGCGCTGCATCCGCAGGTCCTGTCCGCGATGCGAACAGTCGGCACGGTCACCGACCGAGGCAAGAAAACAGCCAACTTCTACGTGCTGCGCGAAACCAACATGCCGGCCGTTCTCACCGAGAACCTGTTCATCGACACCCTCGCCGATGCCAACCTGCTCAAGCGGGCCGACTTCATCACCGCCGTCGCCCGGGGACACGCCCAGGGCATCGCCAACTACCTCGGGCTCACCAGCACGCCGCCGACATACAGCACCATCGTGGACAACGCTACCGCTGGCCGCTTCACCGCGAGCGGCAACTGGGGTACGTCGTCGTACTCCAGCCAACGCTACGGTGCCGACTACCGGTTCGCCGACCCGGTGCTCGCCAGCGACGCAGCCTGGTTCAAGGTGAGCATCCCGCAGACCGGCAACTACCGCGTCGAGGTGCGCTACCCCGCCGACGCGGGATACAACAGCTCGACGCCGCACGTCATCGTCACCGCCTCCGGAAACCAGACGGTGAACGTGGACCAGCGCAGCAACGGTGGCACCTGGCGCTCCCTCGGCACCTTCAACCTCGCCGCCGGTGACCGCGACCTGGTCGGGGTGAGCCGCTGGACCAGTGCCGCCGGATACGTGGTGGCAGACGCGGTACGCGTCACCCGGGTCTGA
- a CDS encoding ATP-grasp domain-containing protein produces MILLVPANPLRPRRPDDHFAAEAEAAHAIGLEVALVDHDALARGDALRAVAAVPGGDRALYRGWMLNSVQYDSFAAALSARDVILRTSAEQYQQAHELPGWYQALATVTPTSSWTIGSDRAAFDQACAELGTGSAVLRDYTKSMKHYWQEAAFIPDLTDAAAAWQVASRFLELRAEDFTGGIVLRCFEHFTTAEIRTWWIDGTCAMVGAHPDTPTDLPPVDVDLTEIAPLVAALDLPFVTVDLAQRADGRWRVIEMGDGQVSDRPATIDPRTLITALLAGVR; encoded by the coding sequence ATGATCCTGCTGGTCCCGGCCAACCCCCTACGACCCCGCCGCCCCGACGACCACTTCGCGGCTGAGGCGGAAGCGGCTCACGCGATCGGGCTGGAGGTCGCGTTGGTCGACCATGATGCTCTGGCACGAGGTGACGCGCTCCGCGCTGTCGCCGCGGTTCCGGGTGGAGACAGGGCGCTCTACCGCGGCTGGATGTTGAACAGCGTGCAGTATGACTCCTTCGCCGCGGCATTGTCGGCCCGCGACGTGATCCTCAGAACCAGCGCCGAGCAGTATCAGCAGGCCCACGAGCTACCCGGTTGGTACCAAGCTCTGGCAACGGTCACCCCAACATCGAGTTGGACCATCGGCAGCGACCGTGCCGCGTTTGACCAGGCCTGCGCCGAACTCGGTACGGGATCCGCCGTCCTACGTGACTACACCAAGTCGATGAAGCATTACTGGCAGGAGGCGGCATTCATCCCCGACCTCACCGACGCCGCAGCCGCATGGCAGGTGGCCAGCCGATTTCTGGAGCTGCGCGCAGAAGACTTCACCGGTGGGATCGTCCTGCGCTGTTTCGAACACTTCACTACCGCCGAGATACGCACGTGGTGGATCGACGGGACGTGCGCGATGGTCGGGGCACATCCAGACACCCCCACCGACCTGCCGCCGGTGGATGTCGACCTCACCGAGATCGCACCGTTGGTCGCCGCCCTGGACCTACCGTTTGTGACCGTGGACCTCGCCCAACGGGCCGACGGCCGGTGGCGCGTCATCGAGATGGGCGACGGTCAGGTCAGCGACCGTCCCGCCACCATCGACCCCCGTACCCTCATCACGGCGCTGCTGGCAGGCGTTCGCTGA
- a CDS encoding helix-turn-helix transcriptional regulator: MAGPDVDGVSVPLLIGREDELTRLGQVLTNTSALVLIEGEAGVGKSRLLDEFLSSPTGSVHSALTAVCPPLREPYTLGPIVDAVLTTGVDALANLRLSGLAGALRPLFPEWAEHLPPAPEPAEDASASRHRVLRALAELLDKLGVDLLVVDDAQWSDDATREFLLFLAERDGPGPSLVVAYRPEDLVGDPWLLRLSGRRRPRRALLRLVLDPLDLSETAALASSMLANQQVSDEFAQHLHARTEGLPLAVEECVRLMARRGDLIRRDHGWKRLPLDEIVVPPTVRDTVLEHASRLDVGTRSVLRAAAVVADPIAERLLLQVSELSPAEFDAGLAEAVAHRLLHQRDGIRVSFRHVLAGRAIYDAIPERERRALHERAGQVLETVVPRPLAQLANHFRLAGDGEKWGRYAELSANVALETGDEATAGALLHDVLTNGHVPAEQMCALVDKMPFGSFTGPGHLRDLAAAVRRVLDEGTPDSGVAANLRFQLARILNDMEEFDEAHAELERALPHLDRRRASPAVAMMVLGWPRGRTPAARHLTWLDRAAEFAQSLEPSDRLRVAAGRAAALLQLGDPRGWTEVAHIPPAAQAARDRRIVTVGHLNVGDAAMRWGRYVESARWLANGRRLAVEYEQFKIRDLIDSTQLHLDWFTGSWDGLAERAAALANKADFHPVSRVEPIMISGLLRMTAGDLAQAAREIERAVDGARDAGAWDTVAEAVATLVQIRLREGQPDGALEISRAPCDVLARKGVWLWGTDVVPARVQALLAVGAVAQARNLVVAFARGLREAELPAPQAAVVDCRGLLAEANGEDDLAADLFAQAAAAWAALPRPYSAALSRERQALCLIRAGALPDGLDLLTDVLGALSSLPARHDADRVARALRTHGRTVPRVWRGGRKGYGRELSPRELEVVALATEGRTNREIAEALHRSHHTVATQLKSAMRKLGVSSRAALSARAIATGLATEPGTASSD; the protein is encoded by the coding sequence ATGGCGGGACCAGACGTCGACGGAGTTTCCGTCCCGCTGCTGATCGGTCGCGAGGACGAGCTGACGCGCCTGGGACAGGTCCTCACGAACACCTCGGCACTGGTGCTGATCGAAGGGGAGGCCGGCGTCGGCAAGAGCCGTCTGCTGGACGAGTTCCTGTCCTCCCCCACCGGCTCCGTACATTCCGCGCTGACGGCGGTCTGTCCGCCCCTTCGGGAGCCGTACACATTGGGACCGATCGTCGACGCGGTGCTGACCACTGGCGTCGACGCGCTTGCGAACCTGCGTCTCAGCGGCCTGGCTGGCGCTCTACGGCCGCTGTTTCCCGAGTGGGCCGAGCACCTTCCGCCGGCTCCCGAGCCGGCCGAGGACGCGAGCGCCTCGCGCCACCGGGTGCTCCGGGCGCTGGCCGAACTGCTCGACAAGCTCGGTGTGGACCTGCTCGTCGTCGACGACGCACAGTGGTCCGACGACGCGACCCGCGAATTCCTGCTGTTCCTGGCCGAACGGGACGGACCGGGCCCCAGCCTGGTCGTCGCCTACCGCCCGGAGGATCTGGTCGGGGATCCATGGCTGCTGCGCCTGTCGGGACGCCGCAGACCGCGCCGCGCGCTGCTACGGCTCGTCCTCGACCCGCTCGACCTGTCCGAGACCGCGGCGCTTGCCTCGTCGATGTTGGCCAACCAGCAGGTCTCCGACGAGTTCGCCCAGCACCTGCACGCACGCACCGAAGGGTTACCGCTCGCCGTCGAGGAGTGCGTGCGGCTGATGGCCCGTCGTGGCGATCTCATCCGCCGCGACCATGGCTGGAAGCGACTGCCGCTAGACGAGATCGTGGTGCCACCGACGGTGCGCGACACCGTGCTGGAGCACGCCAGCCGCCTCGACGTGGGTACTCGATCGGTGTTGCGAGCTGCCGCAGTCGTCGCCGACCCCATCGCTGAACGCCTTCTGCTGCAGGTCAGCGAACTGTCGCCGGCCGAGTTCGACGCCGGTCTGGCTGAAGCCGTCGCGCACCGCCTGCTCCACCAACGCGACGGGATACGGGTCTCCTTCCGGCACGTGCTGGCCGGTCGGGCCATCTACGACGCCATTCCGGAGCGGGAGCGTCGTGCGCTGCACGAGCGCGCCGGACAGGTTCTCGAAACCGTCGTGCCCAGGCCGTTGGCGCAGCTTGCGAACCATTTCCGCCTCGCCGGTGACGGCGAGAAGTGGGGCAGGTACGCGGAGCTGTCCGCAAACGTGGCGTTGGAGACCGGCGACGAGGCGACAGCGGGCGCGCTTCTGCACGACGTGTTGACCAACGGTCACGTACCGGCCGAACAAATGTGCGCGCTGGTGGACAAGATGCCGTTCGGCTCGTTTACCGGGCCAGGTCACCTGCGGGACCTCGCTGCCGCCGTGCGTCGGGTACTCGATGAGGGCACTCCCGATTCGGGGGTGGCGGCGAACCTGCGGTTCCAGCTCGCCCGGATCCTCAACGACATGGAGGAGTTCGACGAGGCACACGCCGAGTTGGAACGGGCACTACCGCATCTCGATCGTCGACGCGCCTCCCCCGCTGTCGCCATGATGGTGCTCGGCTGGCCACGCGGACGCACTCCAGCAGCTCGACACCTGACCTGGCTGGACCGGGCGGCGGAGTTCGCCCAGTCACTGGAGCCGTCGGACCGGCTACGGGTCGCGGCCGGCCGGGCAGCCGCGCTGCTGCAACTCGGCGACCCGCGCGGTTGGACGGAGGTCGCGCACATCCCGCCTGCGGCCCAGGCCGCCCGGGACCGCCGGATCGTCACCGTCGGTCACCTCAACGTCGGTGACGCGGCCATGCGCTGGGGACGATACGTGGAGTCCGCCCGCTGGCTCGCCAACGGTCGCCGACTCGCGGTCGAATACGAACAGTTCAAGATCAGGGATCTCATCGATTCCACTCAGCTACACCTCGACTGGTTCACCGGTTCCTGGGACGGCCTCGCGGAGCGAGCAGCCGCGCTGGCGAACAAGGCCGACTTCCATCCCGTCAGTCGGGTCGAGCCCATCATGATCAGCGGCCTGCTCCGGATGACGGCCGGCGACCTCGCCCAGGCCGCCCGGGAGATCGAACGTGCCGTCGATGGCGCACGCGATGCCGGTGCGTGGGACACCGTCGCCGAGGCGGTGGCGACGTTGGTGCAGATCAGACTGCGCGAGGGCCAGCCGGACGGGGCGTTGGAGATCTCTCGTGCCCCCTGCGACGTCCTGGCGCGCAAGGGCGTGTGGCTCTGGGGTACCGACGTGGTGCCGGCGCGGGTCCAGGCTCTGCTCGCCGTGGGCGCGGTGGCGCAAGCCCGGAACTTGGTGGTCGCGTTCGCACGCGGTCTACGGGAAGCGGAACTGCCGGCACCGCAGGCGGCCGTGGTGGACTGCCGGGGACTACTCGCCGAGGCCAATGGCGAGGACGACCTGGCTGCCGACCTGTTCGCACAGGCCGCGGCGGCCTGGGCGGCGCTCCCCCGGCCATACAGCGCGGCCCTCTCGCGGGAGCGGCAGGCACTGTGCCTAATCCGGGCCGGCGCCCTCCCGGACGGGCTCGATCTGCTCACCGATGTCCTCGGCGCGTTGTCGTCGCTGCCGGCGAGGCACGATGCGGACCGGGTCGCCCGCGCCCTCCGTACCCATGGTCGGACGGTGCCCCGGGTGTGGCGTGGCGGGCGGAAGGGCTATGGGAGGGAGCTGTCGCCTCGCGAACTGGAAGTCGTCGCCCTCGCGACCGAAGGGCGAACGAATCGGGAGATCGCCGAGGCTTTGCACCGCTCCCACCACACGGTGGCCACCCAGCTGAAGTCGGCGATGCGCAAGCTCGGGGTCTCCTCGCGAGCGGCACTCTCCGCACGGGCGATCGCGACGGGACTCGCCACCGAGCCGGGAACGGCGTCGAGCGACTGA
- a CDS encoding S8 family serine peptidase yields the protein MRPARPSRRRITTVVVATVATVLALTGAATALPSTGPDPQATAAAKAKIRPQLQTQLQAQESPVDFWVYFDAKADLSKASAIKDWNARGAAVAKALKQAADESQRSVRAELTASGVTYQSFWATNAIKVTGGSDLATRLAAKSEVSSLLPAFKVDPPAVTKGVSRQAVDPVEWGVANINADEVWTQFGVRGEDITVASIDTGAQFDHPALVRQYRGNKGDGVFDHNYNWFDAAGTCGAAPCDNDGHGTHTLGTMVGDDGAGNQVGVAPRARWITANGCCPTDAALISSGQWLLEPTDLSGQNPDASKRPHIINNSWGTTTPSDAPFLEDISLAWTASGIFGVWANGNNGPACQTSGSPGSRKINYSVGAYDADHTIADFSSRGAGQDGEIKPNIAAPGVNVRSSMPGNAYATMNGTSMATPHAAGAIALAWSAAAALVGDVDGTKSLLDGTATDNPNSQCGGTDDDNNAFGEGRLDALRLVTQAPRGITGRLGGTITDAETGKPIPGATVTITGPVSREVTADADGAYQSGALPIGSYTIDARKYGYASGTAQAQVREATTTTADVTLVAQAMYTVSGTITDGSGHGWPLYAKVVIGGYPLGPIFTDPVTGRYSVRLPGSAPYTMQVTAQYPGYQVAQRTFELGKVDVVQDAALTIDASTCTAPGYRFSGVGEDFNNWTDTGTRNGWQTSGKPSWRFDNPGYRPVPEGGDGRFAIADSAAGNGKRLDTSLTSPVFDLSGDASPQLAFHTSYYPDDASQRADVDVSTDGGRTWKTVWRQTSNHAFGQVTLPLPQAAGRKDVRIRFHYQGRDAWWWAVDNVFVGTRACRPVEGGLVLGFVSDRDSGAPVFATVARTGQPQESGTGVTTPVDPAVGDGLYWVFSSAVGRTEFTASASGYQSGTATISVRKDAIVTQDWSLARAGG from the coding sequence ATGCGCCCTGCCCGTCCATCGAGACGAAGAATTACGACCGTGGTGGTGGCCACCGTGGCCACGGTGCTCGCCCTCACCGGTGCCGCCACCGCCCTACCGTCGACCGGTCCGGACCCGCAGGCGACAGCCGCGGCGAAGGCCAAAATCCGCCCGCAGCTCCAGACCCAGCTACAGGCCCAGGAGTCCCCGGTGGACTTCTGGGTCTACTTCGACGCGAAGGCCGACCTGTCCAAGGCCAGTGCCATCAAGGACTGGAACGCCCGCGGCGCGGCGGTGGCCAAGGCACTGAAGCAGGCCGCCGACGAGAGTCAGCGGTCGGTGCGTGCGGAACTCACCGCCTCGGGCGTCACGTACCAGAGTTTCTGGGCGACGAACGCGATCAAGGTGACCGGCGGGTCCGACCTCGCCACGCGACTGGCCGCCAAGAGCGAGGTCAGCTCGCTGCTGCCGGCGTTCAAGGTCGACCCTCCGGCGGTCACCAAGGGGGTCAGCCGACAGGCCGTCGACCCGGTCGAGTGGGGCGTCGCCAACATCAACGCCGACGAGGTGTGGACCCAGTTCGGCGTACGCGGCGAGGACATCACGGTGGCCTCGATCGACACCGGCGCCCAGTTCGACCACCCGGCGCTGGTGCGGCAGTACCGCGGCAACAAGGGCGACGGTGTGTTCGACCACAACTACAACTGGTTCGACGCGGCTGGCACCTGCGGTGCCGCGCCCTGTGACAACGACGGACACGGTACGCACACGCTGGGCACCATGGTCGGCGACGACGGTGCCGGAAACCAGGTGGGGGTGGCCCCCCGGGCCCGCTGGATCACGGCGAACGGCTGCTGCCCGACCGACGCCGCATTGATCAGCTCTGGCCAGTGGCTGCTGGAGCCGACCGACCTGAGCGGGCAGAACCCGGATGCCAGCAAGCGGCCACACATCATCAACAACTCCTGGGGCACCACCACCCCGTCGGATGCCCCGTTCCTGGAGGACATCAGCCTGGCGTGGACCGCCTCGGGCATCTTCGGTGTGTGGGCCAACGGCAACAACGGACCGGCCTGCCAGACGAGTGGTTCGCCGGGCAGCCGTAAGATCAACTACTCGGTCGGGGCATACGACGCCGACCACACCATCGCCGACTTCTCATCCCGGGGCGCCGGCCAGGACGGTGAGATCAAGCCGAACATCGCCGCGCCCGGCGTGAACGTGCGATCCAGCATGCCGGGGAACGCGTACGCCACCATGAACGGCACCTCGATGGCGACGCCACACGCGGCGGGCGCGATCGCCCTGGCCTGGTCGGCGGCAGCGGCGTTGGTGGGCGACGTCGACGGCACCAAGTCCCTGCTGGACGGCACCGCCACGGACAACCCGAACAGTCAGTGTGGTGGCACCGACGACGACAACAACGCCTTCGGTGAGGGTCGGCTCGACGCACTCAGGCTGGTCACGCAGGCCCCGAGGGGTATCACCGGCCGGCTGGGCGGCACCATCACCGACGCCGAGACCGGAAAGCCGATTCCCGGTGCCACCGTCACGATCACCGGTCCGGTCAGCCGTGAGGTGACCGCCGACGCCGACGGCGCGTACCAGTCGGGTGCCCTGCCCATCGGCAGCTACACCATCGACGCCCGAAAGTACGGCTACGCGTCCGGCACGGCGCAGGCGCAGGTCCGCGAGGCAACGACCACGACGGCCGACGTCACACTGGTGGCCCAGGCGATGTACACGGTCAGCGGCACCATCACCGACGGGTCGGGGCACGGCTGGCCGCTGTACGCCAAGGTCGTCATCGGCGGTTATCCACTCGGCCCGATCTTCACCGATCCGGTGACCGGCCGGTACAGCGTGCGGCTGCCCGGATCTGCCCCGTACACGATGCAGGTCACCGCCCAGTACCCCGGATACCAGGTCGCCCAGCGGACGTTCGAGCTGGGCAAGGTGGACGTCGTCCAGGACGCGGCGCTGACCATCGACGCGTCGACCTGCACCGCGCCCGGCTATCGCTTCAGCGGCGTCGGCGAGGACTTCAACAACTGGACCGACACGGGTACCCGGAACGGCTGGCAGACCTCGGGCAAACCGAGCTGGCGGTTCGACAACCCCGGCTACCGGCCGGTGCCCGAAGGCGGTGACGGTCGGTTCGCCATCGCCGACTCGGCGGCTGGCAACGGTAAGCGGCTCGACACCAGCCTGACCTCACCGGTGTTCGACCTGTCCGGTGACGCCTCCCCGCAGCTCGCCTTCCACACGTCCTACTACCCGGACGACGCCAGCCAGCGGGCCGACGTCGACGTGAGCACCGACGGCGGCCGGACCTGGAAGACGGTGTGGCGGCAGACCAGCAACCATGCATTCGGGCAGGTCACCCTGCCGCTGCCACAGGCAGCCGGCCGTAAGGATGTCCGGATCCGATTCCACTACCAGGGCCGCGACGCATGGTGGTGGGCGGTGGACAACGTGTTCGTGGGAACCCGCGCCTGTCGGCCGGTCGAGGGTGGACTGGTCCTCGGGTTCGTCAGCGACCGTGACAGCGGCGCGCCGGTCTTCGCCACCGTGGCCCGTACCGGGCAGCCACAGGAGTCCGGCACGGGCGTCACCACGCCGGTGGACCCGGCCGTCGGCGACGGCCTGTACTGGGTGTTCAGCTCCGCGGTCGGGCGCACCGAATTCACCGCGAGTGCGTCCGGATACCAGAGCGGTACCGCGACGATCTCGGTCCGCAAGGACGCGATCGTGACCCAGGACTGGTCACTGGCGCGGGCAGGTGGCTGA